The following are from one region of the Erwinia billingiae Eb661 genome:
- a CDS encoding FGGY-family carbohydrate kinase has product MTSYYLGVDVGTGSARAGIFDLKGRMMGQASREIALYRPQADFVEQSSDNIWQAVCQAVRDAVNQSNINPVQIKGIGFDATCSLVVLDKEGKPLTVSPSGRSEQNIIVWMDHRAISQAERINATQHRVLDYVGGVISPEMQTPKLLWLKQHMPNSWQNIGHLFDLPDFLTWRATQDETRSLCSLVCKWTYMGHENRWDESYFRQIGLEDLLEHDAAKIGRDVKTMGEPLGHGLTQRAASEMGLLPGTAVSVSIIDAHAGSLGTLGAAGASGEHADFDRRIALIGGTSTGHMAISKEPRFIKGVWGPYFSAILPDLWLNEGGQSATGALIDHMIQSHPCYATLRDQGKAQGKTIYEVLNDLLRKMAGEPEKIAFLTRDIHMLPYFHGNRSPRANPNLTGILTGLKLSRTPEDMALHYLATIQAIALGARHIIETMNQTGYSIDTIMASGGGTKNPIFVQEHANATGCAMLLPEESEAMLLGSAMMGTVAAGVYESLPEAMNAMSRIGKTVTPQTNEIKHYYDRKYQVFREMYHDHMKYRQMMQEA; this is encoded by the coding sequence ATGACAAGTTATTATCTGGGTGTGGATGTAGGGACCGGCAGCGCACGTGCGGGAATTTTCGACCTTAAGGGCCGGATGATGGGCCAGGCCAGCCGGGAAATTGCGCTGTATCGCCCGCAGGCCGATTTTGTCGAGCAGTCGTCAGACAATATCTGGCAGGCGGTGTGCCAGGCGGTGCGCGATGCCGTCAATCAAAGCAACATCAATCCGGTACAGATTAAAGGCATCGGCTTTGATGCCACCTGTTCACTGGTGGTGCTGGATAAAGAAGGCAAACCGCTGACGGTCAGTCCGTCGGGCCGCAGCGAGCAGAATATTATCGTGTGGATGGATCACCGCGCCATTTCGCAGGCCGAGCGCATCAACGCCACCCAGCACCGGGTGCTGGACTATGTTGGTGGGGTGATCTCACCCGAAATGCAGACGCCAAAGCTGCTGTGGCTGAAACAGCATATGCCCAACAGCTGGCAGAATATCGGCCATTTATTTGACCTGCCCGACTTCCTCACCTGGCGGGCCACCCAGGATGAAACGCGTTCGTTGTGCTCGCTGGTGTGCAAATGGACTTATATGGGCCATGAGAACCGCTGGGATGAGAGCTATTTCCGCCAGATTGGGCTGGAAGATTTGCTCGAGCATGACGCGGCGAAAATTGGCCGCGATGTAAAAACCATGGGTGAACCGTTGGGGCACGGCCTGACGCAGCGAGCCGCCAGCGAAATGGGCCTGCTGCCCGGCACGGCGGTGAGCGTATCGATCATTGATGCCCATGCGGGCAGCCTCGGCACGCTGGGTGCGGCGGGCGCGTCCGGGGAACATGCTGACTTTGACCGGCGCATCGCGCTGATAGGCGGCACCTCCACCGGCCATATGGCCATTTCGAAAGAGCCGCGCTTTATTAAAGGCGTCTGGGGCCCCTACTTCTCCGCCATTCTGCCCGACTTATGGCTGAACGAAGGCGGCCAGTCGGCCACCGGCGCGCTGATTGACCATATGATCCAGTCTCACCCCTGCTATGCCACGCTGCGCGATCAGGGAAAGGCTCAGGGCAAAACCATCTATGAAGTCCTTAACGACCTGCTGCGCAAAATGGCCGGCGAGCCCGAAAAGATTGCCTTTCTGACCCGCGATATCCATATGCTGCCCTATTTTCACGGTAACCGCTCACCGCGCGCGAACCCGAATCTGACCGGCATCCTCACCGGCCTCAAACTCTCGCGCACGCCGGAAGATATGGCGCTGCACTATCTGGCGACCATTCAGGCGATTGCGCTGGGAGCCCGCCATATCATCGAAACCATGAACCAGACCGGCTACAGCATCGATACCATTATGGCCAGCGGCGGCGGCACCAAAAATCCGATCTTCGTGCAGGAACATGCTAACGCCACCGGCTGTGCGATGCTGCTACCGGAAGAGAGTGAAGCGATGCTGTTGGGCAGCGCGATGATGGGCACCGTGGCCGCCGGGGTGTATGAATCCCTGCCGGAAGCGATGAATGCCATGAGCCGCATCGGCAAAACCGTCACGCCGCAAACCAATGAGATCAAACATTACTACGATCGCAAATACCAGGTGTTCCGCGAGATGTATCACGACCATATGAAGTATCGCCAGATGATGCAGGAGGCCTGA
- a CDS encoding KpsF/GutQ family sugar-phosphate isomerase, producing MEHIDAWSQATCGWQTYRDALTTLESQLDRQQWLAVLNTLARCEGKIAVTGIGTSGIAARKIAHMLSCVERPATWLSAADAAHGDIGFLRASDVLIMLSRGGNSDELTRLLPTVKSKGCTLVSVTENAGSAIAQAADRLLLIPETQEIDPLNMLATTSIISVLAVFDAMIAVLMTQSGYSRETLLAVHPAGNVGKVLREQE from the coding sequence ATGGAGCACATCGACGCCTGGTCACAGGCCACCTGTGGCTGGCAGACCTATCGCGATGCGCTAACCACGCTGGAAAGCCAACTCGACCGTCAGCAGTGGCTGGCGGTACTCAACACGCTGGCACGCTGCGAGGGGAAAATTGCGGTCACCGGCATAGGTACTTCGGGCATTGCCGCCAGAAAGATCGCCCATATGCTTTCCTGCGTAGAGCGCCCCGCCACCTGGCTCAGCGCTGCCGATGCGGCGCACGGTGATATCGGTTTTCTGCGCGCCAGCGACGTGCTGATTATGCTGTCGCGCGGCGGCAATTCCGATGAGTTAACCCGCTTATTGCCGACGGTAAAAAGTAAAGGCTGCACGCTGGTAAGCGTCACTGAAAACGCAGGTTCAGCTATTGCGCAGGCGGCAGACCGACTGTTGCTGATACCTGAAACTCAGGAAATTGATCCGCTAAATATGCTGGCCACCACCTCGATAATCAGCGTGCTGGCGGTGTTTGACGCGATGATAGCGGTGTTAATGACGCAAAGTGGCTACAGTCGGGAAACGCTGCTGGCGGTTCATCCTGCGGGAAATGTCGGCAAGGTGCTGCGGGAGCAAGAATAA
- a CDS encoding MmcQ/YjbR family DNA-binding protein produces the protein MDGKEIQQLAADVARTLPSAELCYPFGPEYEVFKVRGKMFALLAQVRGERIVNLKCDPENALLQRAIYDSIHAAYHMNKRHWISIYPGEQISEGLVRQLVEESYDLVVAGLPKRLRPMEQRER, from the coding sequence ATGGACGGAAAAGAGATTCAGCAACTGGCGGCTGACGTCGCACGTACCCTGCCTTCAGCCGAGCTTTGCTACCCGTTTGGCCCGGAATATGAGGTATTTAAGGTGCGCGGCAAGATGTTTGCCTTACTGGCACAGGTTCGCGGCGAGCGGATTGTGAATCTGAAGTGCGATCCCGAAAACGCACTGTTACAACGGGCGATCTACGACAGCATTCATGCGGCTTACCATATGAATAAACGTCACTGGATCTCGATTTATCCCGGCGAACAAATTAGTGAAGGCCTGGTACGGCAGCTGGTAGAGGAATCTTACGATTTGGTGGTTGCCGGCTTGCCGAAGCGATTGAGGCCGATGGAACAAAGAGAACGCTGA
- the fabB gene encoding beta-ketoacyl-ACP synthase I — protein sequence MKRAVITGLGIVSSIGNNQEEVLASLREGRSGITFSQELKDSGMRSHVWGNVKLSKDEISALIDRKVLRFMSDASIYAYISMLEAVKDSGLTAEQYQNNPRVGLVAGSGGGSPYNQAASVDGMRAKGLRGVGPYMVTKAMASGVSACLATPFKIHGVNYSISSACATSAHCIGNAVEQIQLGKQDVVFAGGGEELCWEMSCEFDAMGALSTKYNETPEKASRTYDTSRDGFVIAGGGGMVVVEELEHALARGAHIYAEVVGYGATSDGADMVAPSGEGAMRCMRLAMADVDTPIDYLNTHGTSTPVGDVKELGAICEVFSENMPAMSATKAMTGHSLGAAGVQEAIYSLLMLEHGFIAPSINIDELDPAAKGLNIVTKPTEQKLKTVMSNSFGFGGTNATLVMRKLD from the coding sequence ATGAAACGTGCAGTGATTACTGGCTTGGGTATCGTTTCCAGCATTGGTAATAACCAAGAGGAAGTTTTGGCATCTCTGCGTGAGGGTCGCTCAGGCATCACCTTCTCCCAGGAGCTGAAAGATTCCGGCATGCGTAGTCACGTCTGGGGTAACGTCAAACTGTCTAAAGACGAAATCTCAGCTCTCATCGATCGCAAAGTATTGCGTTTCATGAGCGATGCGTCCATTTATGCTTACATCTCCATGCTGGAAGCGGTGAAAGATTCCGGCCTGACCGCCGAGCAGTACCAGAACAACCCACGTGTGGGTCTGGTTGCCGGTTCCGGTGGCGGTTCCCCTTACAACCAGGCTGCCAGCGTTGATGGTATGCGTGCGAAAGGCCTGCGTGGCGTGGGTCCTTATATGGTGACCAAAGCCATGGCGTCCGGCGTTTCTGCCTGCCTGGCAACACCGTTCAAAATTCACGGTGTGAACTACTCCATCAGCTCCGCTTGTGCCACTTCCGCTCACTGTATCGGTAACGCGGTTGAGCAGATCCAGCTGGGCAAACAGGATGTGGTCTTTGCTGGCGGCGGCGAAGAGCTGTGCTGGGAAATGTCCTGTGAGTTCGACGCGATGGGCGCACTGTCCACCAAGTACAACGAAACCCCAGAAAAAGCCTCCCGTACTTACGATACCAGCCGTGACGGCTTCGTTATCGCTGGCGGCGGCGGTATGGTGGTGGTTGAAGAACTGGAACACGCGCTGGCTCGCGGTGCTCACATCTATGCAGAAGTGGTTGGCTACGGCGCGACTTCTGACGGTGCTGACATGGTTGCCCCATCAGGCGAAGGCGCAATGCGCTGTATGCGTCTGGCAATGGCCGATGTGGATACCCCAATCGACTACCTGAACACCCACGGTACCTCTACGCCAGTGGGCGATGTAAAGGAACTGGGCGCAATCTGTGAAGTGTTTAGCGAGAACATGCCTGCCATGTCCGCGACCAAAGCAATGACCGGTCACTCTCTGGGTGCCGCCGGCGTGCAGGAAGCCATTTACTCTCTGCTGATGCTGGAACATGGCTTTATCGCGCCAAGCATCAACATTGATGAGCTGGACCCCGCGGCGAAAGGTCTGAACATCGTGACCAAGCCAACCGAGCAGAAGCTGAAGACCGTTATGTCTAACAGCTTTGGCTTCGGCGGGACTAACGCCACCCTGGTGATGCGTAAGCTCGACTAA
- the mnmC gene encoding bifunctional tRNA (5-methylaminomethyl-2-thiouridine)(34)-methyltransferase MnmD/FAD-dependent 5-carboxymethylaminomethyl-2-thiouridine(34) oxidoreductase MnmC codes for MKTTPIEYAELSWNEQGTPVSRAFGDVYFSNENGLEETRHVFLGGNQIPDRFAQHSRDLFIVAETGFGTGLNFLTLWQAFDRFRETHPEAKLQRLHFISSEKYPLNVTDLASSLAVWPELADYAAELCQQWPQALPGCHRLLLDGGRITLDLWFGDINQLIHTFDDSLQHQVDAWFLDGFAPSKNPDMWTPELFACMAKLARHGGTFATFTAAGFVRRGLRDAGFNVIRSKGFGPKREMLCGSMDALTSPQANMPWYARPAAEGDDIAIIGGGIASALLALALLRRGKKVTLYCADARAAEGASGNRQGALYPLLNQHDQALATFFPLAFTFARRLYDSLPVAFDHDWCGVTQLGWDEKSREKIAKLLSMGLPEEIAREVSQAEAEALCGVETGCGGISYPLGGWLSPGQLTPALFELAMQQGLQIHWQHTLTEMRSEADGWQLQFHDQPAKPHRNVVLATGHTLASFAQSEMLPAYAVSGQVSHIPTTPGLSPLKQVLCYDGYLTPANPHNQHHCIGASYHRADTSTDYREEDQQENRERLIRCLPQADWPKEVDVSAGESRSGVRCASRDHLPMFGPLPDYQQTLEQYADLSQHKETAQAAPVHKGLFVLGALGSRGLCSGPLGAEVLAAELCGEPIPLDADTLAAMHPNRYWVRKLLKGKAIKTAF; via the coding sequence TTGAAAACGACCCCGATCGAGTATGCCGAATTAAGCTGGAATGAACAGGGTACACCTGTATCCCGAGCGTTTGGCGACGTCTACTTCTCCAATGAAAATGGTCTGGAAGAGACCCGCCATGTGTTCCTCGGTGGCAACCAAATACCCGATCGATTTGCTCAACATTCGCGCGATTTATTTATCGTTGCTGAGACAGGTTTTGGGACTGGTCTGAACTTTTTGACCCTTTGGCAGGCGTTCGATCGCTTCCGGGAAACGCATCCCGAGGCTAAATTACAGCGTTTACACTTCATCAGCAGTGAGAAATATCCTTTAAACGTGACAGATCTCGCCAGCTCGCTGGCCGTCTGGCCTGAACTGGCCGACTACGCGGCGGAACTTTGCCAACAGTGGCCGCAAGCGTTGCCGGGCTGTCACCGTTTGCTGTTGGACGGCGGTCGCATCACGCTGGATCTGTGGTTTGGCGATATTAACCAGCTGATCCACACTTTTGATGACAGCCTGCAGCATCAGGTCGATGCCTGGTTCCTGGATGGCTTTGCGCCGTCTAAAAATCCCGATATGTGGACGCCAGAACTGTTTGCCTGCATGGCGAAACTGGCCCGCCATGGCGGCACCTTTGCCACCTTTACCGCCGCGGGCTTTGTTCGTCGCGGTCTGAGAGATGCGGGATTTAACGTTATTCGCAGCAAAGGCTTTGGCCCGAAACGCGAAATGCTTTGCGGTTCAATGGACGCGTTAACGTCCCCTCAGGCAAACATGCCGTGGTACGCGCGTCCGGCTGCTGAAGGCGATGATATCGCCATTATTGGCGGCGGCATTGCCAGCGCGCTGCTGGCGCTGGCGCTGTTACGTCGCGGCAAAAAGGTCACCCTATACTGCGCGGATGCCCGGGCCGCCGAAGGCGCGTCCGGGAATCGTCAGGGCGCGCTCTATCCCCTGCTCAATCAGCACGATCAGGCATTAGCCACCTTCTTCCCACTGGCGTTCACCTTTGCCCGCCGGCTTTACGACAGCCTGCCGGTGGCCTTTGATCACGACTGGTGCGGCGTCACGCAGCTGGGTTGGGATGAAAAAAGCCGCGAGAAGATCGCCAAACTGCTGAGCATGGGCTTGCCTGAAGAAATCGCCCGCGAAGTATCGCAGGCTGAAGCGGAAGCCTTGTGTGGCGTGGAAACAGGCTGCGGCGGAATAAGCTACCCGCTGGGCGGCTGGCTCTCTCCGGGGCAACTGACCCCGGCGCTGTTTGAACTGGCTATGCAGCAAGGATTGCAGATCCACTGGCAGCATACGCTAACGGAAATGCGGTCCGAGGCGGATGGCTGGCAGTTACAGTTCCATGACCAGCCTGCTAAGCCACACCGCAACGTGGTGCTGGCCACCGGCCACACCCTGGCGTCCTTTGCCCAGAGCGAAATGCTGCCCGCTTACGCCGTTAGCGGCCAGGTCAGCCATATTCCCACCACGCCTGGGTTAAGCCCGCTAAAGCAGGTGCTGTGTTATGACGGTTACCTGACGCCGGCAAACCCGCACAATCAGCATCACTGTATTGGTGCCAGCTATCATCGCGCGGACACCTCAACCGACTACCGTGAAGAGGACCAGCAGGAAAACCGCGAAAGGCTGATCCGCTGCCTGCCACAGGCAGACTGGCCGAAAGAAGTCGACGTCAGCGCCGGTGAATCCCGCAGTGGCGTGCGGTGCGCCTCTCGCGACCATTTGCCGATGTTTGGTCCCCTGCCCGATTATCAGCAAACGCTGGAACAGTATGCCGATCTGTCACAGCATAAAGAGACCGCACAGGCAGCGCCGGTGCATAAAGGCTTGTTTGTGTTGGGTGCGTTAGGTTCACGCGGGTTGTGCAGCGGTCCGTTGGGCGCAGAAGTGCTGGCGGCAGAACTCTGTGGCGAGCCGATCCCGCTGGATGCCGACACGCTGGCAGCGATGCATCCGAATCGTTACTGGGTAAGGAAATTACTGAAAGGGAAAGCGATTAAAACGGCGTTCTGA
- a CDS encoding YfcL family protein has translation MIDEFEARILALIDDMVESASDDELFASGYLRGHLTLAVAEIELSGEHTPEALQIQVQRSLQNAIQAGELSPRDQALVIGMWDNLFLQARKPS, from the coding sequence ATGATCGATGAATTTGAGGCGCGTATTCTGGCCCTGATCGACGACATGGTGGAAAGCGCCAGTGACGACGAGCTGTTTGCCAGTGGTTATCTGCGTGGGCATCTGACGCTGGCCGTGGCTGAGATTGAACTCTCCGGCGAGCATACCCCTGAAGCATTACAGATTCAGGTGCAGAGAAGTCTGCAGAACGCCATCCAGGCCGGTGAACTTTCTCCGCGCGATCAGGCGCTGGTGATTGGCATGTGGGACAACCTGTTCCTGCAAGCGCGCAAACCTTCCTGA
- a CDS encoding elongation factor P hydroxylase, which translates to MNDSHHYTQLIEIFDRCFFADFQTRLIKGDDEPIYLPADDDVNYHRVVFAHGYYASALHEISHWCIAGAERRKQVDFGYWYCPDGRDAMTQNQFETVEVKPQSLEWMFCVAAGFPFNVSCDNLNGDCEPDRIAFQRKVHAQVMTHLEQGLPARPARLIAELCSYYSTPPLTAAQFPWPEDL; encoded by the coding sequence ATGAACGATAGCCACCACTACACGCAGCTGATTGAAATTTTTGACCGCTGCTTTTTTGCCGATTTTCAGACACGCCTGATTAAAGGCGATGACGAACCGATCTATCTTCCTGCTGATGACGACGTGAATTATCACCGCGTGGTGTTTGCTCACGGCTATTACGCCAGCGCGCTGCATGAAATCTCGCACTGGTGCATTGCCGGTGCTGAACGCCGCAAGCAGGTTGATTTTGGCTACTGGTATTGCCCGGATGGCCGTGATGCCATGACGCAGAACCAATTCGAAACGGTAGAAGTGAAACCGCAATCGCTGGAGTGGATGTTTTGTGTTGCGGCAGGGTTTCCCTTCAATGTAAGTTGTGACAATCTCAACGGAGATTGTGAGCCGGATCGCATCGCGTTTCAGCGCAAAGTCCATGCTCAGGTCATGACGCATCTGGAACAGGGCCTTCCTGCTCGTCCAGCCCGATTGATTGCTGAACTCTGCTCGTATTACTCAACGCCCCCGCTGACGGCGGCACAGTTTCCCTGGCCAGAAGACCTGTGA
- a CDS encoding sulfite exporter TauE/SafE family protein: protein MDWFVVSPLFVGLLFFVAMLAGFIDSIAGGGGLLTVPALMSVGLSPAQAIATNKLQSVGGSFSASLYFVRRGAVNLREQRLNIGMTFLGAVTGAILIQHLQAELLRQVLPILLIAIGLYFLLLPKIGEEDRQRRLHGLPFALVAGGCVGFYDGFFGPGAGSFYALAFVTLCGYNLAKSTAHAKVLNFTSNFGGLLFFMFGGKVVWGTGLVMLVGAICGARLGARMVLSRGQTLIRPMVVIVSAVMSAKLLYDSHGAAIAAWCHHLLG, encoded by the coding sequence ATGGATTGGTTCGTCGTCAGCCCACTGTTTGTTGGGCTGCTGTTCTTTGTCGCCATGCTGGCCGGGTTTATCGATTCGATTGCCGGTGGCGGCGGGCTGTTAACCGTGCCGGCGCTGATGTCCGTGGGCCTCTCTCCCGCGCAGGCGATTGCCACCAATAAATTGCAGTCAGTCGGCGGCTCGTTCTCGGCGAGCCTCTATTTTGTCCGTCGTGGCGCGGTCAATCTGCGCGAGCAGCGGCTGAATATCGGCATGACGTTTCTGGGTGCAGTGACCGGCGCCATTCTGATCCAGCATTTGCAGGCCGAATTGCTGCGGCAGGTTCTGCCGATCCTGCTGATCGCTATCGGGCTGTACTTCCTGCTGCTGCCGAAAATTGGCGAAGAGGATCGCCAGCGTCGCCTCCACGGCTTGCCATTTGCGCTGGTGGCCGGTGGTTGCGTCGGCTTTTATGACGGCTTTTTTGGTCCCGGCGCGGGCTCTTTTTACGCGCTGGCTTTCGTCACCCTGTGCGGCTATAACCTCGCAAAATCCACGGCCCATGCCAAAGTGCTGAACTTCACCTCCAATTTTGGTGGCCTGCTGTTCTTTATGTTTGGCGGCAAAGTGGTGTGGGGAACCGGACTGGTGATGCTGGTGGGCGCCATCTGTGGTGCCCGGTTAGGTGCACGCATGGTGTTAAGCCGTGGGCAAACGTTGATCCGCCCGATGGTGGTGATCGTGTCTGCTGTGATGAGTGCAAAACTGCTTTACGACAGTCATGGCGCGGCGATTGCGGCCTGGTGTCACCATCTGTTGGGTTGA
- the mepA gene encoding penicillin-insensitive murein endopeptidase: MKKTLMALGALLISASSLAATPWQSIRQPISGTPQSIGQFANGCIVGAEQLPLDAPDYQVMRQDQRRYFGHPDLIMFIQRLSTQVHNLQLGEVLIGDMGMAAGGRFSSGHASHQSGLDVDIWLQLPKSRWSSAMLLKPQPLDLVAADGKNVVARHWQPEIDSLIKLAAKDDDVTRIFVNPAIKKQLCADAGADRDWLRKVRPWFGHRAHMHVRLRCPAGSLQCQDQPAPPAGDGCGAELQSWFLPAKPGSGAPVKREPPPLPPSCQALLDKHLL; encoded by the coding sequence ATGAAAAAGACGCTGATGGCGCTTGGTGCGCTGCTGATAAGTGCTTCCTCGCTGGCGGCAACGCCCTGGCAATCGATCCGCCAACCGATTAGCGGCACGCCGCAGTCGATTGGCCAGTTTGCTAACGGCTGTATCGTTGGCGCAGAACAACTGCCGCTGGATGCGCCTGACTATCAGGTGATGCGTCAGGATCAGCGTCGCTACTTCGGCCATCCGGACCTGATCATGTTTATTCAGCGTCTGAGTACGCAGGTGCATAACCTGCAGCTCGGCGAAGTGTTGATTGGCGATATGGGCATGGCTGCCGGTGGGCGCTTCAGCAGCGGTCACGCCAGCCATCAGTCGGGACTGGATGTGGATATCTGGCTACAGCTGCCTAAATCGCGCTGGTCCTCAGCGATGCTGTTAAAGCCTCAGCCACTGGATTTGGTGGCGGCGGACGGTAAAAACGTGGTCGCGCGCCACTGGCAGCCGGAAATCGACAGCCTGATTAAACTGGCGGCGAAAGATGACGATGTGACGCGCATCTTCGTCAATCCGGCGATTAAAAAGCAGCTGTGTGCCGATGCTGGTGCCGATCGGGACTGGTTACGCAAAGTGCGTCCATGGTTCGGTCACCGCGCGCATATGCATGTGCGTTTGCGTTGCCCAGCGGGCAGCTTACAGTGTCAGGATCAGCCCGCGCCGCCGGCCGGTGATGGCTGTGGTGCCGAGCTGCAAAGCTGGTTCCTGCCTGCCAAACCGGGCAGTGGTGCGCCAGTGAAGCGCGAGCCGCCGCCGTTACCGCCATCCTGTCAGGCGTTACTGGATAAACATTTGCTTTAG
- the aroC gene encoding chorismate synthase translates to MAGNTIGQLFRVTTFGESHGLALGCIVDGVPPGIPLTEADLQHDLDRRRPGTSRYTTQRREPDQVKILSGVFEGVTTGTSIGLLIENTDQRSQDYSEIKDVFRPGHADYTYEQKYGLRDYRGGGRSSARETAMRVAAGAIAKKYLALKHGIKVRGFLAQIGDVACELKDWDQVEQNPFFCPDPSKLEALDELMRGLKKAGDSIGAKVSVMAENVPVGLGEPVFDRLDADLAHALMSINAVKGVEIGDGFAVVNQRGSQHRDEIRADGFQSNHAGGILGGISSGQPILANIAMKPTSSITVPGKTINRFGEEVEMITKGRHDPCVGIRAVPIAEAMMAIVLMDHLLRQRAQNADVHTDIPRW, encoded by the coding sequence ATGGCTGGTAACACTATTGGGCAACTGTTTCGCGTCACCACCTTCGGTGAGTCTCATGGACTGGCGCTGGGCTGTATTGTAGACGGCGTGCCGCCCGGCATTCCGCTGACCGAAGCCGATCTGCAGCACGATCTGGATCGCCGTCGTCCTGGTACGTCACGTTACACCACCCAACGTCGCGAACCGGATCAGGTCAAAATCCTCTCCGGCGTGTTTGAAGGTGTGACCACCGGCACCAGCATCGGGCTGTTGATTGAGAACACCGACCAGCGTTCTCAGGATTACAGTGAGATCAAAGACGTGTTCCGTCCCGGCCATGCTGACTACACCTACGAGCAGAAATATGGCCTGCGCGACTACCGTGGCGGTGGCCGTTCGTCGGCCCGTGAAACCGCGATGCGCGTTGCCGCTGGCGCCATTGCCAAAAAGTATCTGGCACTGAAGCACGGCATCAAAGTCCGCGGTTTCCTGGCGCAGATTGGCGATGTGGCCTGTGAGCTGAAGGACTGGGATCAGGTTGAACAGAACCCGTTCTTCTGCCCGGATCCCTCGAAGCTGGAGGCGCTGGACGAACTGATGCGCGGGCTGAAGAAAGCGGGTGACTCGATTGGTGCGAAAGTGTCGGTGATGGCCGAAAACGTCCCGGTTGGCCTTGGCGAACCGGTTTTCGATCGTCTGGATGCGGACCTGGCGCATGCGTTGATGAGCATCAATGCGGTGAAAGGCGTTGAGATTGGTGACGGCTTTGCGGTGGTCAACCAGCGCGGCAGCCAGCACCGTGACGAAATTCGTGCGGATGGCTTCCAGAGCAACCACGCCGGCGGCATTTTGGGCGGCATCAGCAGCGGTCAGCCGATTCTGGCGAATATCGCCATGAAGCCAACCTCGAGCATTACCGTGCCGGGCAAAACCATCAACCGCTTTGGTGAAGAAGTCGAGATGATCACCAAAGGCCGCCACGATCCCTGCGTGGGGATCCGCGCGGTGCCGATCGCGGAAGCGATGATGGCGATCGTGCTGATGGATCACTTACTGCGTCAGCGCGCTCAGAACGCTGATGTGCACACGGACATTCCTCGCTGGTAA
- the prmB gene encoding 50S ribosomal protein L3 N(5)-glutamine methyltransferase, with protein sequence MDKIFVDEAVSELHTIQDMLRWTVSRFSAAELWYGHGTDNPWDEAVQLVLPTLYLPLDIPEDMRSARLTSSERHRIVERVIRRINERIPVSYLTNKAWFCGHEFYVDERVLVPRSPIGELINDRFAALIPDEPKYILDMCTGSGCIAIACAYAFPDAEVDAVDISTDALAVTEQNIEAHGLTHSVTPIRADLFRELPKTPYDLIVTNPPYVDEDDMDDLPNEYRHEPELGLAAGRDGLKLARRILANAPDYLSEQGVLICEVGNSMVHMIDQYPDVPFTWLEFANGGDGVFMLTRQQIVDAQHHFGIFKD encoded by the coding sequence TTGGACAAAATTTTCGTCGATGAGGCAGTCAGTGAGCTGCACACCATTCAGGATATGCTGCGCTGGACGGTAAGCCGTTTTTCCGCCGCCGAGCTCTGGTATGGTCACGGCACCGATAATCCCTGGGACGAAGCGGTTCAGCTGGTGTTACCCACGTTGTATCTGCCGCTGGATATCCCGGAAGATATGCGCAGCGCACGGCTGACATCCAGCGAGCGCCATCGCATTGTCGAGCGCGTGATCCGCCGCATCAACGAACGTATTCCGGTCTCCTACCTGACCAACAAAGCCTGGTTCTGCGGACACGAGTTCTATGTCGATGAACGCGTGCTGGTGCCGCGTTCGCCAATCGGCGAGCTGATCAACGATCGCTTTGCGGCGCTGATCCCGGATGAGCCGAAATATATTCTGGATATGTGCACCGGCAGCGGCTGCATCGCCATTGCCTGTGCCTATGCCTTCCCGGACGCCGAAGTGGATGCGGTCGACATCTCCACTGACGCGCTGGCGGTGACCGAGCAGAATATTGAAGCGCATGGCCTGACCCACAGCGTCACGCCGATCCGCGCCGATCTGTTCCGCGAACTGCCAAAAACCCCTTACGACCTGATCGTCACCAATCCGCCGTACGTGGATGAAGACGACATGGACGATTTGCCAAACGAATACCGCCATGAGCCTGAACTGGGCCTGGCCGCCGGACGTGATGGTCTGAAGCTGGCGCGCCGTATCCTGGCTAACGCGCCAGATTACCTGAGCGAGCAGGGCGTGCTGATTTGTGAAGTGGGCAACAGCATGGTGCACATGATTGACCAGTACCCTGACGTGCCGTTTACCTGGCTGGAGTTTGCCAACGGCGGCGACGGCGTCTTTATGCTGACGCGTCAGCAGATCGTCGATGCGCAGCACCACTTTGGCATTTTCAAAGATTAA